One stretch of Thalassophryne amazonica chromosome 17, fThaAma1.1, whole genome shotgun sequence DNA includes these proteins:
- the LOC117529145 gene encoding LOW QUALITY PROTEIN: scavenger receptor cysteine-rich domain-containing protein SCART1-like (The sequence of the model RefSeq protein was modified relative to this genomic sequence to represent the inferred CDS: deleted 1 base in 1 codon) yields the protein MIIYSVRLVNGSSLCSGRLEVKSNQSWSSVCEDDFDQQDVQVVCRELGCGPPSALQGALYGEVDVPTWTKEFHCGETESGLLACRKSGSGRKTSLPGNAVGLTCSEPVRLVGGASRCAGTLEMTLQEDWRPADYWDYNWTMTTAVPVCQDLDYGSAVYTKRRHVSSHRPVWGIRSQCVQSGSALRDCLTSSASSFDGL from the exons ATGATTATAT ACTCTGTCAGACTGGTTAATGGGTCCAGTCTGTGTTCAGGCAGACTGGAGGTGAAGTCCAACCAGTCCTGGTCCTCTGTGTGTGAAGATGACTTTGACCAGCAGGATGTACAGGTGGTCTGCAGGGAGCTAGGCTGTGGGCCTCCTTCTGCCCTCCAGGGGGCGCTGTATGGAGAAGTGGATGTTCCAACGTGGACCAAAGAGTTCCACTGTGGAGAAACTGAGTCTGGTCTTTTGGCCTGTAGAAAGTCAGGTTCAGGCAGAAAGACCTCCTTACCTGGTAACGCTGTTGGACTCACCTGCTCAG AGCCTGTCAGGTTGGTGGGAGGAGCCAGTCGCTGTGCTGGTACACTGGAGATGACTCTCCAGGAAGACTGGAGACCAGCGGATTACTGGGACTATAACTGGACCATGACGACAGCA GTTCCCGTGTGTCAAGATCTGGACTATGGTTCTGCTGTTTATACAAAAAGGAGGCATGTTTCCTCACACAGACCTGTGTGGGGGATCAGATCTCAGTGTGTTCAGTCTGGATCTGCACTGAGAGACTGTCTGACATCTTCAGCTTCTTCTTTCGACGGCCTTTAG